One part of the Saprospiraceae bacterium genome encodes these proteins:
- a CDS encoding acyltransferase: MLNTLIQWFIRKKREALRQSYKRVLSVNELFSDRWEKARYLGFGEKSSIYDSALVYGDVTVGKNTWIGPFVILDGSGGLKIGDNCSISAAVHIYSHDTVQWAVSGGVAPYEYAPVVIGNNCFIGPHTVIAKGVSLGNGCIIGAHSFINKSYPDGSKVVGR; this comes from the coding sequence ATGTTAAATACCCTTATTCAATGGTTCATTAGAAAAAAACGCGAAGCACTTCGCCAATCTTATAAACGGGTTTTATCGGTCAATGAATTATTTAGTGACCGCTGGGAGAAAGCAAGATATTTAGGTTTTGGAGAAAAAAGCAGCATTTATGACAGCGCCTTGGTGTATGGAGATGTTACAGTTGGAAAAAATACCTGGATTGGACCTTTTGTAATTCTTGATGGTAGTGGCGGGCTAAAAATTGGAGATAACTGTTCTATTTCTGCAGCGGTGCATATTTATAGTCATGATACCGTACAATGGGCTGTAAGCGGCGGCGTCGCGCCTTATGAATATGCTCCTGTAGTGATTGGAAATAATTGTTTTATAGGTCCTCATACAGTCATAGCAAAAGGTGTAAGCCTGGGGAATGGCTGTATTATAGGTGCTCATAGTTTTATAAATAAATCATATCCCGATGGAAGCAAGGTGGTTGGAAGATAA
- a CDS encoding DegT/DnrJ/EryC1/StrS family aminotransferase, translating to MGQEEWEACKAPIFSGWMTQGPQVAAFEKLFAEIHQVKHAIAVSNCTTALHLALIAAGVGPGDEVIVPAFTWVSTANAVIYCGAHPVFVDIDLESFNMDVKELQKKITPRTKAIIPVHLFGLCADIDAIKLVAPGIKIIEDGACAAGAHYKSRPAGGLGDIACFSFHPRKSVTTGEGGMLTTQDDALAEHLNKLRNHGASLSEEQRHKGPKPYILPEFTMVGYNYRMTDLQGAVGLVQLKKLESFITYRNQWAQYYDQALKDINWIRTPGLPANMKHGWQSYVLWIDESRSPVSRNALMEYLQEQGIATRPGTHAVHMLDYYRRTYNIKSEDYPIAKIADQQSMSIPLHNLMKQEDFEYIANKIKAISNAS from the coding sequence ATGGGACAGGAAGAATGGGAAGCCTGCAAAGCACCTATTTTTTCAGGCTGGATGACACAGGGACCACAAGTAGCTGCATTTGAAAAGTTGTTTGCTGAAATTCACCAGGTAAAACATGCAATTGCAGTATCAAACTGCACTACCGCATTGCATCTGGCATTGATTGCCGCCGGTGTTGGTCCTGGTGACGAAGTCATCGTTCCAGCTTTTACCTGGGTTTCTACTGCTAATGCCGTGATTTATTGCGGTGCCCATCCAGTGTTTGTAGACATCGACCTGGAAAGTTTTAATATGGATGTCAAAGAACTTCAAAAGAAAATCACCCCGCGTACAAAAGCTATCATACCGGTGCATTTATTTGGGCTTTGTGCGGATATAGACGCCATAAAATTAGTAGCTCCGGGTATTAAGATTATTGAAGATGGTGCTTGCGCTGCCGGAGCTCATTATAAATCAAGACCTGCCGGTGGATTAGGTGATATCGCTTGCTTTTCATTTCATCCCCGCAAATCGGTAACTACCGGAGAAGGTGGTATGTTAACTACACAGGATGATGCACTGGCTGAACATCTAAATAAACTTCGCAATCATGGCGCTTCCTTGTCTGAAGAGCAACGGCATAAAGGTCCAAAACCTTATATACTACCAGAATTTACCATGGTAGGTTATAATTACCGGATGACTGATTTACAGGGAGCTGTAGGCTTGGTACAATTAAAAAAACTTGAATCTTTTATAACATACCGCAATCAGTGGGCCCAATATTATGACCAGGCACTAAAAGATATTAACTGGATACGGACACCCGGTCTTCCAGCCAACATGAAACATGGTTGGCAATCCTATGTCCTTTGGATTGATGAATCCCGGTCTCCGGTATCCAGAAATGCTTTGATGGAGTATTTGCAAGAACAAGGAATCGCTACCCGGCCGGGCACCCATGCTGTGCATATGCTCGATTATTATCGCCGTACTTATAATATTAAATCAGAGGATTATCCAATAGCCAAAATTGCCGACCAGCAATCGATGTCTATCCCTTTGCATAATCTTATGAAACAAGAAGATTTTGAATATATAGCTAATAAGATAAAAGCAATTTCTAATGCCTCCTAA
- a CDS encoding type II toxin-antitoxin system VapC family toxin — MRKFLLDTNICIYYIKGKFDLKKYFEEADPENCFISEITLAELKFGVENSENKEKNQNTLDSFLTAIKIIPIYHSLDFYAKEKARLRKSGTPIDDFDLLIGVTSVTHNLIMVTSNTEHFKRIKGITLEDWTKK; from the coding sequence TTGAGAAAATTTCTCCTTGATACCAATATCTGTATCTATTATATAAAAGGCAAGTTTGACCTTAAGAAATATTTTGAAGAAGCCGATCCTGAAAATTGTTTCATTTCAGAAATTACACTGGCCGAATTAAAGTTTGGAGTTGAAAATAGTGAGAACAAAGAAAAAAATCAAAATACACTAGATAGTTTTCTAACAGCAATCAAAATTATTCCAATTTATCATTCACTTGACTTTTATGCTAAAGAAAAAGCAAGACTAAGAAAGTCAGGAACTCCCATCGATGATTTTGATCTTTTAATTGGAGTGACTTCTGTTACTCATAATTTAATAATGGTAACCAGTAATACTGAACATTTCAAACGAATAAAAGGAATTACATTGGAAGATTGGACTAAAAAATAA